A genomic window from Camelina sativa cultivar DH55 chromosome 2, Cs, whole genome shotgun sequence includes:
- the LOC104752476 gene encoding putative F-box protein At1g31000: MASPNGLSLGGNIYYVAHHKYYITAFLICFNLLTEQFNIISLPEEIAEDNCFHYPFRSNDVLVAFKDKLAIARDENREGAITVWTLEDATTWSKQGFHIPPFREGFGYEEEFRFIGTARKGELIFAPQYGAFLHDDVWTIKQYVVYYDPITNTTEMGRINEEYFRDFPGQIKPFLDHIENPALSKIGLLQF; encoded by the coding sequence ATGGCTTCACCCAATGGACTCAGTCTTGGAGGAAATATCTACTATGTAGCACACCACAAATACTACATAACAGCCTTCCTAATTTGCTTCAATCTGCTAACTGAGCAATTCAACATCATCAGCTTACCTGAAGAAATCGCTGAGGACAACTGTTTTCACTATCCCTTTCGTTCTAATGATGTATTGGTGGCATTCAAGGACAAACTAGCAATTGCCCGTGATGAAAATCGAGAGGGTGCTATTACTGTCTGGACACTGGAGGACGCAACAACTTGGTCTAAACAAGGTTTTCATATTCCCCCGTTTAGAGAAGGCTTTGGCTATGAGGAGGAGTTCAGGTTCATTGGTACAGCTAGAAAGGGGGAGCTCATATTCGCACCTCAATATGGCGCGTTCCTACATGACGATGTGTGGACCATCAAGCAGTATGTTGTGTACTACGATCCCATCACAAATACGACGGAAATGGGTCGAATCAACGAAGAGTACTTTAGGGATTTTCCAGGGCAAATTAAACCCTTTCTTGACCACATAGAAAATCCAGCACTTAGTAAAATTGGTCTGCTTCAGTTCTAA
- the LOC104752483 gene encoding putative polyol transporter 2, translated as MSSSGEERGVVVAEPEPPRGNRSRFAFACAILASMTSIILGYDIGVMSGAAIFIKDDLKLSDIQLEILMGILNIYSLIGSGAAGRTSDWIGRRYTIVLAGSFFFCGALLMGFATNYPFIMVGRFIAGIGVGYAMMIAPVYTAEVAPASSRGFLSSFPEIFINIGILLGYVSNYFFSKLPEHLGWRFMLGVGAVPSVFLAIGVLAMPESPRWLVLQGRIGDAFKVLDKTSNTKEEAISRLNDTKRAAGIPDDMTDDVIVVPNNKTAGKGVWKDLLVRPTPSVRHILIACLGIHFAQQASGIDAVVLYSPTIFSKAGLRSKNDQLLATVAVGVVKTLFIVVGTCVVDRFGRRALLLTSMGGMFISLTALGTSLTVIGRNPGQTIKWAIGLSVSTVMSFVATFSIGAGPVTWVYCSEIFPVRLRAQGASLGVMLNRLMSGIIGMTFLSLAKGLTIGGAFLLFAGVAAAAWVFFFTFLPETRGVALEEMESLFGNYSANKKNNVMSTGKEVVDEQ; from the exons ATGAGTTCCTCAGGAGAAGAACGAGGTGTCGTTGTTGCGGAGCCCGAGCCGCCAAGAGGGAATAGAAGCCGATTTGCTTTTGCTTGTGCAATCTTAGCATCAATGACGTCTATCATCCTTGGTTACG ATATAGGAGTGATGAGTGGAGctgcaattttcataaaagaCGATTTGAAACTGTCGGACATACAACTTGAGATTCTTATGGGGATTCTAAATATCTACTCTCTAATCGGTTCAGGCGCGGCTGGTAGAACTTCAGATTGGATTGGAAGACGATATACCATAGTGTTGGCaggatctttcttcttttgtggtgCTCTTCTCATGGGTTTTGCCACAAACTATCCTTTCATTATGGTGGGTCGTTTCATAGCTGGTATCGGTGTCGGTTATGCTATGATGATTGCACCTGTTTACACCGCTGAAGTCGCTCCTGCCTCCTCACGTGGTTTCCTTAGCTCTTTCCCTGAG ATATTTATCAACATTGGTATACTTTTAGGGTATGTGTCCAACTACTTCTTCTCTAAGCTTCCCGAGCATCTCGGCTGGAGGTTCATGTTAGGGGTTGGAGCGGTTCCCTCGGTATTCCTAGCAATTGGAGTGTTGGCAATGCCGGAGTCTCCACGGTGGCTAGTCCTCCAAGGTCGCATTGGAGATGCTTTTAAAGTTCTTGACAAAACCTCAAACACTAAAGAAGAAGCCATCTCTAGGCTCAATGACACCAAACGTGCGGCTGGAATCCCTGATGATATGACAGACGATGTTATAGTCGTGCCGAACAACAAGACTGCCGGTAAAGGCGTGTGGAAAGACCTTCTTGTCCGACCAACCCCGTCCGTTCGACACATCCTCATAGCATGCCTTGGCATCCACTTCGCCCAGCAAGCCTCTGGAATCGATGCGGTCGTACTTTACTCTCCAACCATTTTCTCAAAGGCTGGACTGAGATCCAAGAATGATCAGCTCTTGGCTACGGTGGCTGTCGGAGTTGTCAAGACCCTCTTCATTGTGGTAGGGACTTGTGTGGTTGATCGGTTTGGACGTCGTGCCTTGTTGCTTACGAGTATGGGCGGAATGTTTATTTCCTTGACAGCACTTGGAACTAGTCTCACAGTAATCGGCAGGAACCCCGGACAAACTATCAAGTGGGCTATAGGGCTTAGTGTTTCGACGGTGATGTCTTTTGTGGCAACATTCTCAATAGGTGCAGGCCCCGTGACGTGGGTTTACTGCTCAGAGATATTCCCTGTGAGGTTAAGAGCTCAAGGTGCAAGTTTGGGAGTGATGTTGAATAGACTTATGAGTGGTATTATCGGAATGACATTCTTGTCTCTTGCTAAGGGTCTCACCATCGGTGGTGCGTTCCTTCTCTTCGCGGGAGTTGCAGCCGCTGCatgggtcttcttcttcactttccttCCGGAGACACGAGGTGTGGCTTTAGAAGAAATGGAGAGTCTCTTCGGGAACTACAGcgcaaacaaaaagaacaatgttATGAGCACGGGTAAAGAAGTTGTTGATGAACAATGA
- the LOC109128609 gene encoding disease resistance protein RPS6-like — MSSQALAGKIRITFLSHFLTELDQKLIKTFKDNKIERSHSIAPELVRAIRTSKIVFSENYTSSSWCLDELVEIVKCKEESGQLVIPIFYGLDPSHVRKQTGKFGEAFAKTCQIKTKGVQKQWQEALVLVANLLGYHSHNFNNEATMIEVIANDILGKLKLTPSKDFKDFAGIEYHIAEMSLLLQLESGEARMVGIWGPTGIGKTTIARALFSRLSRHFQGRIFIDRGFISKTMKNFSGANPDDYNMKLSLQGRFLSEILGTRHIQIYHLGAIEDRLKEQKVLIFIDDVDKWF, encoded by the exons ATGTCTTCCCAAGCTTTAGCGGGGAAGATCCGCATAACTTTCCTCAGCCATTTTCTCACGGAACTAGATCAGAAGTTGATCAAGACTTTCAAAGACAATAAGATAGAGAGAAGCCACTCGATTGCCCCTGAGCTTGTAAGGGCGATAAGGACTTCCAAGATTGTCTTCTCGGAAAACTACACCTCTTCTAGTTGGTGTCTCGACGAATTGGTGGAGATCGTGAAATGCAAGGAAGAGTCTGGTCAACTAGTTATACCAATTTTCTACGGTTTAGATCCATCTCATGTCAGGAAACAAACTGGAAAATTTGGAGAGGCTTTTGCAAAGACTtgtcaaatcaaaacaaaaggaGTGCAAAAACAATGGCAGGAAGCGTTGGTCCTTGTTGCTAATCTACTCGGATATCATTCTCATAACTT CAATAATGAAGCAACAATGATTGAAGTAATCGCTAATGATATTTTGGGAAAACTGAAACTGACTCCATCCAAGGATTTTAAGGACTTTGCTGGTATCGAATATCATATAGCGGAGATGAGTTTATTGTTACAATTGGAATCCGGGGAGGCAAGGATGGTTGGGATATGGGGTCCAACGGGAATTGGCAAGACTACAATTGCAAGAGCTTTATTTAGTCGACTTTCTCGTCACTTCCAAGGTAGGATTTTCATAGACAGAGGTTTCATATCTAAGACTATGAAGAATTTTAGTGGAGCTAACCCTGATGACTATAATATGAAGTTGAGTTTGCAAGGAAGGTTTTTGTCTGAAATTTTAGGCACTAGACACATCCAAATATATCATTTAGGTGCTATTGAAGATAGACTAAAAGAGCAAAAAGTTCTTATCTTTATTGATGATGTGGATAAGTGGTTCTAG
- the LOC104725534 gene encoding disease resistance protein RPS6-like — protein MFCRSAFKQKSPPDGLKEVASKIAMHAGNLPLGLNVLGLYLRGIDKKDWKSMFPSLRSRLNGKIGKTLRISYDGLNNEKDEKIFRYIVCLFDGVKLNDIKQMLADSDLDVTVGLKTLVDKSLVHVNHDTVKMHTLLQEMGKEIVRTQSNEPGEREFLVDPKDIYKVLQNKTGTEKVLGISLDIDDTDKLHIHESAFKDMHNLCFITIYIKKWDYKNEVRWHLSEGFDYFPPKLRLLRLDGYPMRCLPSNFRPEHLVKLTMRRSKLEKLWEGVHSLTGLKDMNLGISRNLKELPDLSMATNLEELYLGYCSSLVELPSSIQYLRKLKTLDMSFCANLKTLPTGMNLESLDRLNLMGCSRLRSFPNISTSISKLYMWETTIEDLPSNLHLKKLTELNMSGLKSQKLWKRVQPLTPLMTMLASTSLTRLWLSDISSLVELPSSIQNLSNLKELSITKCINLETLPTGINLESLDILKFSECSRLRSFPNISTNISTLDLEGTSIEEVPWWIENFHKLKYLILAYCNKLKYVSLRIFNLTLLDTAKFLDYGAFIEDSFNFNIVQVRRQRLTTLLSF, from the exons ATGTTTTGTCGATCTGCTTTTAAGCAAAAATCTCCACCAGATGGTCTCAAGGAGGTTGCTTCTAAAATTGCTATGCATGCCGGTAACCTTCCTTTGGGTCTTAATGTTTTGGGTTTGTATTTACGGGGTATAGACAAAAAGGACTGGAAAAGTATGTTTCCAAGCCTTCGTAGTAGGCTGAACGGAAAAATTGGGAAAACACTAAGAATCAGCTACGACGGGTTAAATAacgaaaaagatgaaaagatattTCGTTATATTGTATGCCTCTTTGATGGTGTAAAACTTAATGATATCAAGCAGATGTTAGCAGATAGTGACTTGGATGTTACTGTAGGGTTAAAAACCCTTGTTGATAAGTCCCTCGTACATGTAAACCATGATACTGTGAAGATGCACACTTTACTTCAAGAAATGGGAAAAGAAATTGTTCGTACACAGTCCAATGAGCCTGGAGAACGAGAATTCCTTGTTGATCCGAAGGATATATACAAAGTacttcaaaataaaact GGTACAGAAAAGGTTTTGGGCATATCATTGGACATTGATGACACTGATAAATTGCATATACATGAGAGTGCGTTCAAAGATATGCATAATCTATGTTTCATAacaatttacattaaaaaatggGACTATAAGAACGAAGTAAGATGGCATTTATCGGAAGGCTTCGACTATTTCCCCCCGAAACTTAGACTATTGAGGTTGGACGGATACCCAATGAGGTGTTTGCCTTCTAACTTCCGTCCTGAACACCTTGTTAAGCTTACAATGCGAAGGAGCAAGCTCGAGAAGCTTTGGGAAGGAGTTCAT tCACTCACAGGACTCAAAGATATGAATTTGGGCATATCTAGAAATTTGAAAGAACTTCCAGATCTTTCTATGGCCACTAATCTCGAGGAACTTTATCTTGGGTATTGCTCGAGTTTGGTAGAACTTCCTTcctctattcaatatctaagaAAACTGAAGACTCTAGACATGTCATTTTGTGCAAATCTAAAGACTTTACCCACCGGAATGAACCTCGAATCTCTCGATCGGCTTAATCTCATGGGATGCTCACGGTTGAGGAGTTTTCCTAACATATCAACCAGCATCTCAAAGCTCTATATGTGGGAAACAACAATAGAAGACTTACCCTCAAACTTACATCTAAAAAAACTCACTGAACTTAATATGTCTGGGTTGAAGAGTCAAAAGTTATGGAAAAGAGTTCAG CCGCTTACACCCCTCATGACCATGCTAGCCTCTACTTCTTTGACGAGGCTATGGCTCTCCGATATCTCAAGTTTGGTGGAGCTTCCTTCATCTATTCAAAATCTTAGTAATCTCAAAGAGTTGAGTATTACAAAGTGCATAAATCTTGAAACCCTTCCCACAGGAATCAACCTTGAATCACTCGATATACTAAAATTTAGTGAATGCTCAAGACTGAGAAGTTTTCCCAATATCTCAACCAACATCTCAACGCTTGATCTAGAAGGAACATCAATAGAAGAGGTTCCATGGTGGATCGAGAACTTCCATAAGCTCAAATATCTTATACTGGCATATTGCAACAAGCTAAAATATGTTTCCCTAAGGATCTTTAACTTGACACTTCTTGACACAGCTAAGTTTCTAGACTACGGAGCATTTATTGAAGATAGCTTCAACTTTAATATAGTCCAAGTCCGGCGACAAAGGTTGACGACACTTCTTTCGTTCTAG
- the LOC104725544 gene encoding GDSL esterase/lipase At4g10955-like, which yields MANRVAMEEDVTESVTLMVDSVASSPMTPKTVVMKQDDDDDAHHPYAFHVSGPRNVASPNWRDLINSSWKDPNYKRTVMACFIQAAYLLELDRQENRNEQNALAPKWWIPFKYKLSHTLIDQRDGSIFGAVLEWDRAAAMADYVVIRPSGAPKAVLALRGTILKSLTMRRDIEDDLRFLAWESLKGSVRFNVALEALQSVAKRYGSSNVCIVGHSLGAGFALQVGKALAKEGLFVDAHLFNPPSISLAMSLRNIGEKAGVAWKRLMSMLPPKNEPLIPNGNQGQVSPGNVSSGFRNWVPSFYGQSQKSTVDLRKWVPHLYVNDSDYICCHYTDQDGVTEKREVNNNKENNGPIVNSNFQAAAKLFVMSKGKQKFHEAHGLEQWWSDNLELQSAIHSSRLISQQLKSLYSIK from the exons atGGCGAATCGTGTAGCGATGGAAGAAGACGTTACTGAATCTGTAACGTTGATGGTGGATTCAGTTGCTTCTTCGCCGATGACTCCAAAGACGGTGGTGATGAagcaagatgatgatgatgatgctcatCATCCTTACGCGTTTCATGTTTCCGGACCCAGGAACGTAGCTTCTCCTAACTGGAGAGATCTCATCAACTCTAGTTG GAAGGATCCTAACTACAAGAGGACAGTAATGGCATGCTTTATTCAAGCAGCTTACTTGCTTGAACTCGACAGACAAGAGAATCGAAACGAGCAAAACGCTCTCGCCCCTAAATGGTGGATTCCATTCAAGTACAAGTTATCACATACTCTGATCGACCAGAGAGATGGTTCCATATTTGGTGCTGTTCTTGAATGGGACAGAGCAGCTGCAATGGCAGATTATGTTGTCATCAGACCAAGCGGGGCACCGAAAGCAGTATTGGCGCTGCGAGGAACGATACTCAAGAGTCTTACAATGAGACGTGACATTGAAGATGATCTCCGGTTTTTAGCTTGGGAGAGTCTTAAAGGTTCTGTGAGGTTTAACGTCGCTCTGGAGGCGTTGCAGTCAGTAGCAAAGAGATATGGAAGCAGTAATGTGTGTATAGTGGGTCATTCTTTAGGAGCTGGTTTTGCATTACAAGTTGGTAAAGCCTTGGCTAAAGAAGGGCTATTTGTGGATGCTCATTTGTTCAATCCACCTTCTATATCTCTAGCTATGAGCTTACGAAATATTGGTGAAAAAGCTGGTGTTGCTTGGAAAAGACTCATGTCAATGCTTCCTCCTAAAAACGAGCCTCTGATACCAAATGGGAACCAAGGACAGGTTTCTCCTGGCAATGTTTCTTCAGGGTTCAGGAACTGGGTACCGAGTTTCTACGGGCAGAGTCAGAAATCTACTGTGGATTTAAGAAAATGGGTGCCTCATTTATATGTGAATGATAGTGACTATATCTGCTGCCACTACACTGACCAAGATGGAGTAACAGAGAAGAGGGAAGTGAACAACAACAAGGAGAACAATGGTCCTATTGTAAACTCTAATTTTCAGGCAGCAGCGAAGCTTTTTGTGATGTCGAAAGGGAAACAGAAGTTTCACGAGGCGCACGGGCTAGAACAATGGTGGTCGGATAATCTAGAGCTTCAATCAGCTATTCACAGCAGCAGGTTGATCAGTCAGCAACTCAAGTCATTATATAGTATCAAGTAA